One Echinicola strongylocentroti DNA window includes the following coding sequences:
- a CDS encoding polyketide synthase, with amino-acid sequence MIIAILAILKCGAAYVPIAPELPTERKKFMCQAANTKLVLTDSHNLGKVSEDLQYIDISKSISATYPILSPSVRCTAASTAYVIFTSGSTGEPKGVSVPHASLVNLLEWQAKNSISGPGINTVQFTKLSFDVSFQEIFSTLVTGGSLYLISDELTKDPNGLLDFIQDNQIHRIFQPFISFQAIANTAVLKDNYPTSLKEIFTAGEQLVITPKIREFFKALPTTTLFNQYGPTEAAVIVTQLVLPASEVDGWPNLPSIGFPIANTQMILLDEHDRILESGQEGELCISGPCLANGYLNREELTAEKFTWVTFPDNKRRRIYKTGDIAKITKEGEIMFLGRKDDQVKIRGHRIELGEIEVSLSNIEGILQAVVLAKSYEDGQKYLAAYYQAPEHSYTSQELNKKLSSSLPEYMVPSVYIPMLDFPRNTNGKVDKKRLPSPINKRENIEAVLIPPVSSEEKEICGVFQKLLNYDVIGLKDNFFEFGGNSLLAQKLSNDLLLLLNIEVPVTKIYQYPTPQKLAGYIATDPKEPSSKASFQKNPTNAIAIIGMTGRFPGAEDTVEFWNNLVSEKETITFFDKEDLDPSIPPSLSEDANYIKARGVLANADQFDPAFFGINPKHAALMDPQQRLFLELSWELLEKSYLKQDEKGYKIGVFAGTNTNTYFQKNILPNRDLIEESGEFQVMTLNEKDYISTRTAYHFDLKGPAVSVYSACSTSLLAVAQAVQSIRSGQCEMAIAGGASVTSPINSGSLYQEGAIFSKDGHCRPFDANGSGTLFSDGAGAIMLKDLDKAIEDGDNIYATIKGIGINNDGGDKGSFSAPSAHGQADVILSAMQDGNVTPESISYIEAHGTATPLGDPIETEGLKLAFQQAKNTGFTCGIGSVKSNFGHITAAAGIAGLIKTALSIHHQKLPATLGFQKLNPHIDFGSTPFYIVDKTTDWKAKFPRRAGISSFGIGGTNVHVILEEYQTTKKESTPSSAPYHLIALQAKSEGSIIKYREKLKNFISSNGPINLDDLTYSIHSKPSDFPKKNHLVFKDQEDLLAQLSEKEVGKLKINTVKNLPQSPLFLFPGQGSQYLNMGKDLLESAPVFREALEHCASLFDAHLDRELLDIIYPAQVTEEAESLLKNTKYTQPAIFAIEYALAKQWMSWGISPVALTGHSIGEFVAAHLAGIFTLEEVTRIVAVRGKLVADLPNGDMLSVRAPQEKVAPLMTEGLSLAAVNSPQLCVVAGPSSNIDEFGKTLQKHGLLHKKLFTSHAFHSSMMDPILGAFKEEIKKCSLQAPQLPIYSTVTSQRLTETEATSAEYWTEHLRKTVLFSPTIETLMDIWPTGILLEIGPGNVLSSLVKQHPSSKKATVINSLNRQSDSHEYSTLLHSMGEILDQGLHVDWGKFYYGQKRIRLDVPTYAFDRKTCWIAPPPQQKDQRTIMAATSLPTPSTPIPKESPTVMRTALISQKIKKVMEEVSGMDFSDQPDDATFLEMGLDSLLLTQLSFNLKREFGMPVSFRELSSRFNSIVSLTDHLDQHLPPDQFQPETPPVHSPSLDTNTAPPTPTNTATPAPTEGHVYSQQQQATIGLIGKQLELLSQQIALLQGTAAQANTAPATAASALPHYSAPKEIPEKAVPAKALLNEDIQKTSKPFGAAAKIDRKGQALGEKQLSFISEFTQRYTSKTKSSKEYTQKNRPHMADPRVVNGFNPVIKEIVYSLVVNRSKGSRLWDIDGNEYLDVLNGFGSVLFGHGPSFINTAIQDQLTKGYEIGPQHELSGEVCKLVCDITGHERSALCNTGSEAVMGALRIARTITQRSLIVAFNGSYHGIFDEVIVRGTKSLKSIPASAGIMPEAVENILVLDYGTEESLRVIEERKAEIAAVLVEPVQSRRPEFQPVEFLRKVREITASSGSALIFDEVITGFRMHPRGAQELFGIKADLATYGKVIGGGLPIGVIAGSSRFMNALDGGQWQYGDDSIPEVGVTYFAGTFVRHPLALAAAKATLEHIQNDAGKLQLALGNKVQRLANELDSFFESNGLPAYIGHFGSMWKIKWKEELPFTELLFGTFREMGLHIYDGFPCFATEAYVDADIDNIVHVIKKGFCNMAKAEFWDDMVPGLSQRFSINIENSIPPLPGAKLGKTPEGTAAWFVPDPKRPGKYLQLAPKNF; translated from the coding sequence ATGATCATTGCAATTCTGGCCATTCTCAAATGCGGTGCCGCTTATGTGCCCATTGCTCCCGAACTGCCCACTGAGCGGAAGAAGTTCATGTGCCAAGCGGCAAACACAAAATTGGTATTGACAGACAGCCATAATCTGGGCAAGGTTTCGGAAGACCTACAGTATATAGATATTTCGAAATCAATTTCTGCGACCTACCCTATCTTATCTCCTTCGGTCCGATGTACTGCTGCATCCACTGCGTATGTTATTTTCACCTCAGGAAGTACCGGGGAGCCAAAAGGCGTCAGCGTGCCTCATGCCTCACTCGTAAACCTACTGGAATGGCAGGCCAAGAACTCCATCTCAGGCCCTGGCATCAATACCGTTCAATTTACCAAGCTTTCTTTTGATGTATCTTTCCAAGAGATCTTCAGCACATTGGTCACTGGAGGGAGCTTGTACCTCATCAGCGACGAGCTCACCAAGGATCCTAATGGATTATTGGATTTTATCCAGGACAACCAAATTCATCGAATTTTTCAGCCATTCATCAGCTTTCAGGCGATCGCCAATACTGCGGTACTGAAGGACAATTATCCAACATCTCTCAAGGAAATTTTCACAGCAGGGGAGCAATTGGTCATTACCCCAAAGATCAGGGAGTTTTTTAAAGCACTCCCCACCACCACGCTCTTCAACCAGTACGGGCCAACAGAAGCTGCAGTAATAGTGACCCAGCTCGTTTTGCCCGCCAGTGAGGTGGATGGATGGCCAAATCTCCCTTCCATAGGATTCCCGATCGCCAACACCCAAATGATCCTCCTTGATGAGCATGACCGTATCTTGGAATCCGGCCAAGAAGGAGAGCTCTGCATATCGGGTCCCTGCCTTGCCAATGGCTACCTTAACAGGGAAGAACTGACCGCGGAAAAATTCACTTGGGTCACTTTCCCTGACAATAAGCGGAGAAGGATCTATAAAACCGGAGACATCGCTAAAATAACCAAAGAAGGTGAAATCATGTTTTTGGGCCGGAAAGATGATCAAGTCAAAATCAGGGGGCACAGGATAGAACTTGGGGAAATCGAGGTTTCCCTCAGTAACATAGAAGGCATTCTCCAAGCAGTGGTCTTGGCAAAATCCTATGAAGATGGCCAAAAATACCTGGCGGCCTATTACCAAGCACCTGAGCACTCTTATACCAGCCAAGAGCTGAACAAGAAGCTAAGCAGCAGTCTCCCTGAGTACATGGTGCCCTCGGTTTATATTCCGATGCTTGATTTCCCCAGAAATACCAACGGAAAAGTCGACAAAAAGCGCCTCCCTTCCCCTATAAACAAAAGAGAAAATATAGAAGCTGTATTAATACCTCCAGTATCCAGTGAGGAAAAGGAGATATGTGGGGTGTTTCAAAAACTGCTCAACTACGATGTTATCGGCCTCAAGGACAATTTCTTTGAATTCGGGGGAAATTCCCTCTTGGCCCAAAAATTATCCAATGACCTGCTGCTCTTATTGAACATCGAGGTTCCTGTCACCAAAATCTATCAATACCCCACGCCCCAAAAGCTAGCAGGATATATTGCCACCGACCCGAAGGAACCATCCTCCAAAGCTTCCTTTCAGAAAAACCCTACCAACGCCATTGCTATCATTGGCATGACAGGAAGATTTCCAGGTGCAGAAGACACCGTGGAATTCTGGAACAACCTTGTTTCCGAAAAGGAAACAATTACGTTCTTTGACAAAGAAGATCTGGATCCCAGCATTCCCCCTTCTCTATCCGAAGATGCCAATTATATAAAAGCCAGAGGAGTACTGGCCAATGCGGATCAGTTTGACCCTGCTTTTTTTGGTATCAACCCGAAACATGCCGCACTGATGGATCCCCAGCAGCGTTTGTTTTTGGAACTTTCTTGGGAACTACTGGAAAAAAGTTATTTGAAACAAGATGAGAAAGGGTACAAAATCGGGGTTTTTGCCGGAACGAATACCAACACCTATTTTCAAAAGAACATCCTTCCCAATAGGGATCTCATAGAAGAGTCCGGTGAATTTCAGGTAATGACGCTCAATGAAAAAGATTATATCTCCACCCGAACAGCCTACCACTTTGACTTAAAAGGCCCTGCAGTAAGTGTCTATTCCGCCTGCTCCACTTCGCTCTTAGCAGTGGCTCAGGCCGTACAAAGTATCCGAAGTGGCCAATGTGAAATGGCCATTGCAGGAGGCGCATCCGTGACCTCTCCCATCAATAGCGGATCACTTTACCAAGAAGGAGCCATTTTCAGTAAGGACGGCCACTGCCGTCCATTTGACGCCAACGGATCCGGCACACTCTTTAGTGATGGAGCTGGTGCGATCATGTTAAAAGACCTGGACAAGGCCATTGAAGACGGTGACAATATCTATGCTACCATAAAGGGAATAGGCATCAATAATGATGGCGGAGACAAAGGGAGCTTTTCGGCGCCAAGTGCCCACGGACAAGCCGACGTCATCCTTTCTGCCATGCAGGACGGTAATGTAACACCTGAATCGATCTCTTATATCGAAGCACACGGAACGGCCACTCCTCTGGGAGATCCCATCGAAACGGAAGGCTTAAAACTGGCCTTCCAGCAGGCCAAAAACACAGGATTCACCTGCGGCATAGGTTCGGTAAAAAGCAACTTCGGCCATATTACCGCAGCAGCCGGTATCGCAGGGCTGATCAAAACAGCCCTCTCCATCCATCATCAAAAGCTGCCTGCAACACTGGGCTTCCAAAAACTAAATCCCCATATCGATTTTGGCTCGACCCCATTTTATATTGTAGACAAAACTACCGATTGGAAAGCGAAGTTTCCTCGGAGAGCAGGCATCAGCTCTTTTGGAATTGGAGGCACTAATGTTCATGTCATTTTGGAAGAATACCAAACGACCAAAAAGGAATCCACTCCTTCCTCTGCCCCTTACCATCTCATCGCCTTACAGGCCAAATCAGAAGGAAGCATCATAAAATACAGGGAAAAGCTAAAGAATTTTATTTCTTCAAATGGCCCGATAAACCTTGACGACCTTACTTATTCCATCCATTCCAAACCAAGTGATTTCCCCAAGAAAAACCACTTAGTGTTTAAGGACCAAGAAGACCTTTTGGCACAATTAAGTGAAAAGGAAGTAGGGAAATTAAAGATCAATACGGTCAAAAACCTTCCCCAATCACCCTTGTTTCTCTTTCCTGGGCAGGGATCCCAATACCTCAATATGGGGAAAGATCTCTTGGAATCAGCTCCTGTATTCAGAGAGGCCCTTGAGCATTGTGCCTCCTTATTTGACGCCCATTTGGACAGGGAATTATTGGATATCATCTACCCAGCGCAGGTGACCGAAGAAGCTGAATCACTCTTGAAAAACACCAAATATACCCAACCAGCTATATTTGCCATAGAGTATGCCCTCGCAAAGCAATGGATGTCATGGGGAATCTCTCCTGTAGCACTTACCGGACACAGCATCGGGGAATTTGTGGCGGCTCACCTAGCAGGAATATTTACACTTGAAGAGGTCACCCGTATCGTGGCCGTCAGAGGGAAGCTCGTCGCTGATCTACCGAACGGCGACATGCTATCCGTGAGGGCTCCACAAGAAAAGGTAGCCCCGTTAATGACCGAAGGTCTTTCTTTGGCAGCTGTAAATTCACCTCAACTTTGTGTGGTAGCCGGACCTTCCAGCAATATTGACGAATTTGGCAAAACGCTCCAGAAGCATGGCCTTCTCCATAAAAAACTCTTCACCAGTCATGCCTTCCATTCCAGCATGATGGATCCCATTCTGGGGGCGTTTAAGGAGGAAATAAAAAAATGCTCGCTTCAGGCACCACAGCTACCTATTTACTCGACAGTCACCTCTCAGCGCTTGACCGAGACTGAAGCCACCTCAGCTGAATACTGGACAGAGCATTTACGAAAAACAGTGCTGTTCAGCCCGACCATAGAAACGCTGATGGATATATGGCCTACCGGTATCTTATTGGAAATAGGTCCTGGGAATGTACTTTCCTCACTTGTAAAACAACATCCTTCCTCCAAGAAGGCAACCGTAATAAACAGCCTAAACAGGCAGTCAGATAGCCATGAATATTCCACACTGCTCCACTCCATGGGCGAAATACTTGACCAAGGCTTACATGTCGACTGGGGAAAATTCTATTACGGACAAAAACGCATAAGACTAGATGTCCCTACGTATGCCTTTGATCGGAAAACCTGCTGGATAGCCCCTCCACCACAACAAAAAGACCAGAGGACCATCATGGCTGCCACCAGTCTTCCAACACCTTCAACCCCAATACCAAAAGAATCTCCGACGGTTATGAGAACAGCCCTAATTTCCCAAAAGATCAAAAAAGTAATGGAAGAGGTCTCAGGAATGGACTTTTCGGACCAGCCTGACGATGCCACGTTCTTAGAAATGGGGCTGGACTCATTGTTACTTACCCAACTCTCTTTTAATCTCAAAAGGGAATTCGGGATGCCTGTTTCTTTTAGAGAGCTGAGCTCCCGCTTCAATTCTATCGTTTCTTTGACCGATCACTTGGACCAACACCTTCCTCCTGATCAGTTTCAGCCTGAAACACCCCCTGTGCATTCTCCATCACTGGACACCAACACAGCTCCACCGACACCAACCAACACAGCTACTCCTGCCCCAACGGAAGGACATGTTTATTCCCAACAGCAACAAGCCACCATTGGGCTTATCGGTAAGCAGTTGGAATTGCTCAGTCAACAAATCGCGCTGCTTCAAGGCACAGCGGCCCAAGCAAATACAGCACCTGCTACAGCTGCAAGCGCTCTGCCCCACTATTCAGCCCCCAAGGAAATTCCTGAAAAAGCCGTTCCCGCCAAAGCCCTTTTAAATGAGGACATCCAAAAAACCAGCAAGCCTTTTGGTGCTGCTGCGAAGATCGACCGAAAAGGCCAGGCATTAGGCGAAAAGCAGTTAAGTTTTATCTCGGAGTTTACTCAACGATATACTTCCAAGACCAAATCCAGCAAGGAATACACCCAGAAAAACCGTCCGCACATGGCTGACCCCAGGGTGGTGAATGGCTTTAATCCCGTCATCAAGGAAATCGTCTACTCCTTGGTGGTCAACCGCTCAAAAGGTAGTCGTCTTTGGGATATTGATGGAAACGAATACTTGGATGTCCTGAACGGCTTCGGGTCTGTGCTTTTTGGCCATGGCCCGTCATTTATCAATACTGCCATTCAGGATCAACTAACAAAGGGCTATGAAATCGGCCCCCAGCATGAACTGTCCGGGGAAGTATGCAAGCTCGTCTGTGACATCACAGGTCACGAACGCTCGGCGCTCTGCAACACGGGATCAGAAGCAGTGATGGGGGCTCTCCGTATCGCAAGGACCATCACCCAGCGCTCTTTGATAGTCGCATTTAACGGTTCTTATCATGGCATATTTGACGAGGTAATCGTCCGAGGCACCAAGAGTCTAAAATCGATCCCTGCCTCAGCAGGCATCATGCCCGAGGCCGTAGAAAATATCCTGGTGCTCGATTATGGCACAGAGGAGTCCCTCAGGGTCATTGAAGAAAGAAAGGCCGAAATTGCAGCTGTATTAGTGGAGCCGGTCCAAAGCCGTCGGCCAGAATTCCAGCCGGTGGAGTTTCTCCGCAAAGTCCGCGAGATCACCGCATCTTCCGGATCGGCATTGATCTTTGACGAGGTGATCACGGGATTCCGCATGCATCCCCGAGGAGCCCAAGAACTGTTTGGGATAAAGGCCGATCTCGCTACCTACGGCAAAGTGATAGGAGGCGGACTCCCCATTGGCGTAATAGCTGGTAGCTCCAGATTCATGAATGCACTGGATGGTGGGCAATGGCAATACGGAGATGACAGCATACCGGAAGTAGGCGTCACTTACTTTGCGGGGACTTTTGTACGCCATCCCTTAGCTCTTGCTGCGGCAAAGGCTACCTTAGAGCACATCCAGAATGACGCAGGGAAACTCCAGCTAGCGCTCGGGAACAAGGTCCAACGATTGGCCAATGAGCTGGACAGCTTTTTTGAATCAAACGGACTTCCTGCCTACATTGGACACTTTGGCTCAATGTGGAAAATCAAGTGGAAGGAAGAACTTCCATTTACAGAACTGCTCTTTGGCACTTTCAGGGAAATGGGACTCCATATCTATGATGGTTTTCCCTGTTTCGCTACTGAAGCCTATGTGGACGCCGATATAGATAACATTGTTCACGTAATCAAAAAAGGCTTCTGCAATATGGCCAAAGCGGAATTTTGGGACGATATGGTACCTGGGCTTTCCCAACGCTTTTCAATAAATATAGAAAACAGTATTCCTCCACTACCTGGGGCCAAACTCGGCAAGACCCCGGAGGGGACAGCGGCGTGGTTTGTCCCTGATCCTAAGCGGCCAGGCAAGTACCTTCAATTGGCCCCTAAAAACTTTTAA
- a CDS encoding DUF5687 family protein, which produces MEEERDHWQPSSNVKFIIKHLIVLQWKSFFGSASFSSNIAIKIIMGFFALYLMLTFGFMGVGTYYFLEKEMELNAFEMVNKLLVYYWAFDLIFRYLLQKMPIVHIKPLLFLPIKKPIIVQYSIWKTILSFFNIIHAFFFIPFSVVLVSNGYDSVPVALWLLGFYALLMSNNFINIFLNRVDSVLFGVAGLIGALGLMQYYGVFDVSVITGPIFQSFYNTPFVVLIPVSFMVAMYWAAYRYFKRRLYLDDGLAVRVQEAQSEDLGWLDRFGSVAVFLKNDIKLIKRNKRSKTTVMMSIMFVFYGLLFFTNSIEAYEGPGWRIFAGLFVTGGFLFSFGQYVPSWDSSYYPLMMSQNIRYRDYLNAKWWLMVMATVVSTILASFYAYFGWEVYLAILVAGFYNVGVNSYMVLWGGAYVKTPIDLTSNKGAFGSSQAFNAKTLLLTIPKMLVPMVLYVIGHVVKGPYLGYLLVAIAAVLGFAFKEKVFNLIEKNYKTEKYKTLAAYKQKN; this is translated from the coding sequence GTGGAGGAAGAACGTGATCATTGGCAACCATCATCTAATGTAAAATTTATAATAAAGCATTTAATTGTACTTCAATGGAAGTCGTTTTTTGGATCAGCATCTTTTTCTTCCAATATAGCCATTAAGATTATTATGGGCTTTTTTGCCTTGTACCTGATGCTGACATTTGGCTTTATGGGGGTGGGTACCTATTATTTTCTCGAAAAAGAGATGGAGCTAAATGCTTTTGAGATGGTCAATAAGCTTTTGGTTTATTATTGGGCATTTGATCTTATCTTCCGCTATCTGCTCCAAAAAATGCCAATCGTGCACATCAAACCACTGTTGTTTCTTCCGATCAAGAAACCCATCATCGTACAATATAGTATCTGGAAGACCATTCTTTCTTTTTTTAATATTATCCATGCCTTTTTCTTTATTCCCTTTTCGGTGGTTTTGGTCAGCAATGGTTATGACAGTGTTCCAGTGGCCCTTTGGCTTTTGGGATTTTATGCACTTTTGATGAGCAATAATTTTATTAATATCTTCCTTAACCGGGTAGATTCCGTGCTTTTTGGTGTCGCCGGGCTCATAGGGGCCTTAGGGTTGATGCAGTACTATGGGGTGTTCGATGTTTCGGTAATTACGGGGCCGATTTTCCAGTCATTTTATAATACGCCTTTTGTTGTACTGATTCCTGTGAGCTTTATGGTGGCCATGTATTGGGCAGCCTATCGTTACTTTAAGCGGCGGTTATATCTTGATGACGGCTTAGCGGTTAGGGTACAAGAAGCACAATCGGAAGATTTGGGCTGGTTGGACCGGTTTGGAAGCGTAGCTGTTTTTCTTAAAAATGACATTAAGCTGATCAAAAGAAACAAGCGTTCGAAGACGACAGTGATGATGAGTATTATGTTTGTTTTTTATGGGTTATTGTTTTTTACCAATTCCATCGAGGCTTATGAGGGGCCAGGTTGGCGGATCTTTGCAGGGCTCTTTGTGACGGGAGGTTTTCTCTTTAGTTTTGGGCAATATGTCCCGAGCTGGGACAGTTCTTATTACCCTTTGATGATGAGCCAAAATATCCGTTATCGGGATTATCTCAATGCCAAGTGGTGGCTAATGGTCATGGCGACAGTGGTTTCGACTATTTTGGCCTCTTTTTATGCTTATTTTGGTTGGGAAGTTTATCTGGCCATTTTGGTGGCAGGATTTTATAATGTCGGGGTCAATTCCTATATGGTCTTGTGGGGAGGAGCTTATGTGAAGACCCCCATTGACCTGACGAGCAATAAAGGCGCATTTGGCAGCTCTCAGGCTTTTAATGCCAAAACACTATTGCTTACCATTCCCAAAATGCTTGTCCCGATGGTTTTATATGTGATTGGACACGTGGTCAAGGGACCTTACCTGGGATACTTGTTGGTGGCGATAGCTGCTGTTCTAGGGTTTGCATTTAAAGAGAAGGTGTTCAATTTGATTGAGAAAAACTATAAAACAGAGAAATACAAGACCTTGGCAGCTTACAAGCAAAAAAATTGA
- a CDS encoding ABC transporter ATP-binding protein, translating into MINVENLTKSYAGDPVLNMESLEIPAGEVFGLVGNNGAGKTTFFSLLLDLIRPSSGHVLNNGVQVDTSEDWKPYTSAFIDESFLIGYLTPEEYFYFIGELRGLNQQDVNEFLEPFEDFFHGEILGSKKFLRDLSKGNQKKVGIIASFIGNPKVIILDEPFANLDPTTQIRLKKIIASYKEDVEVTLLISSHDLLHVTEVCQRIVVLDKGKVVRDTKTSESTLKELEGFFAEEIQPTEGE; encoded by the coding sequence ATGATAAATGTAGAAAATCTAACGAAAAGTTATGCTGGCGATCCAGTGTTGAATATGGAATCCTTGGAGATTCCTGCCGGAGAGGTGTTTGGGTTAGTGGGCAACAATGGGGCAGGCAAAACGACTTTTTTCAGTTTGCTCTTGGACCTGATCCGGCCCAGCAGCGGTCATGTACTGAACAATGGAGTGCAGGTCGATACCAGTGAGGACTGGAAGCCTTATACTTCGGCATTTATCGATGAGAGTTTCCTTATTGGGTATTTGACACCAGAGGAGTATTTTTATTTTATTGGCGAACTGCGCGGGCTGAACCAGCAGGATGTAAATGAGTTTTTGGAGCCTTTTGAAGACTTTTTTCATGGGGAGATCTTAGGAAGTAAAAAATTTCTCAGGGACCTGTCCAAGGGGAACCAAAAGAAAGTGGGCATTATTGCCTCTTTTATCGGGAATCCCAAGGTAATAATCCTTGACGAGCCCTTTGCCAATCTAGATCCCACCACCCAAATCCGGCTCAAAAAGATCATTGCCAGCTATAAGGAGGATGTGGAAGTTACCCTTTTGATCAGTAGCCATGACCTGTTACATGTCACCGAGGTCTGCCAGCGTATCGTAGTGCTGGACAAAGGCAAGGTGGTGCGGGATACCAAAACATCCGAATCTACCCTTAAGGAATTGGAAGGATTCTTTGCTGAAGAAATCCAGCCTACAGAAGGAGAATAG
- a CDS encoding helix-hairpin-helix domain-containing protein has translation MKKYKIIFIVFLVIISTDRSHAQDSFDIEAFAEELFSLQEEDLDYEQLYENLLQRYLNPIDLNSCSPDDLQSIYILTPLQVTDFFKYRNVYGKFLSIYELQAIPSFDAQTIKKLEPFVSLDDNAKQFSQPLSKRMLTEKTAYFIYRHRVFMEKRKGFTVPDTLSNGSLTNRYQGPPGTQYLRFRTQHSGDFSMGITLDRDAGEEFTWDPSTRRFGFNFLSYHFTLYDKGPWKQVTLGDYQAQYGQGLVFGAGFSVGKGAETITTTRRSSTGIKPYTSSMETGFFRGAAATYQKGRFEGSLMASSLARDANIDTTLTPHQLTSLPQNGYHRTTSEISRKAASTEQNLGVNINYSSGDKNLQIGINSLTTRFPLTYNRDLRIYNGFEFRGKVNHIHSTYFSYNYQNHFFFGEAALSKSKGTAYVAGIMSSLSQQLDIVLHIRDYDRNFHSFYGNAFGEGSRPINERGIYLGLSYHPSKKLQWSGYYDQFKFPWIRYRLYAPSSGHEWLQRISYRPSKAMELYFQIREEVKDRNVTATHNDLPTYRISTGKKYNYLLNLDTDLSEYVSLRSRVQVSSFDYDQQLTKGYTIVQDLNVEFKNWRWSGRIALFDTDDYDNRQYVYEKNVLWAFSIPSYYGQGMRYYILTQYKPMRKLTLWLRWARTSYTDRNTISSGLQEVKGKHLSELTFQVRYQFNR, from the coding sequence ATGAAGAAGTATAAGATTATTTTTATAGTATTCTTGGTCATAATAAGCACTGATAGAAGCCATGCCCAGGATAGTTTTGACATTGAGGCCTTTGCGGAAGAATTATTTTCACTCCAGGAAGAGGACTTGGACTATGAACAGCTCTATGAAAACCTTCTCCAACGATACCTAAACCCCATTGACCTGAACAGCTGCTCCCCAGATGACCTTCAGTCCATTTATATCCTTACACCGCTTCAGGTGACTGACTTCTTTAAGTATCGTAATGTTTACGGAAAATTTTTGTCCATTTATGAACTACAAGCGATTCCGTCATTTGACGCACAAACGATAAAAAAACTGGAACCATTTGTAAGCTTGGATGACAATGCAAAGCAGTTTTCCCAGCCACTCTCTAAAAGAATGCTCACCGAGAAAACAGCCTATTTTATTTATAGGCACCGAGTTTTTATGGAAAAACGAAAAGGCTTTACTGTTCCTGACACATTATCAAACGGCTCATTAACGAACAGGTATCAAGGCCCGCCCGGCACCCAGTACTTAAGGTTCAGAACGCAGCACAGTGGTGACTTCAGCATGGGGATCACCTTGGACAGGGACGCAGGAGAGGAATTTACATGGGACCCATCCACCAGACGCTTTGGGTTCAACTTCCTCAGCTACCATTTTACGCTTTATGACAAAGGCCCTTGGAAACAAGTCACGCTCGGGGACTATCAAGCACAATATGGCCAAGGGTTGGTTTTTGGAGCGGGGTTTTCCGTAGGGAAAGGAGCTGAGACCATCACGACCACCAGAAGAAGCTCTACAGGGATCAAGCCATACACTTCTTCTATGGAAACGGGCTTTTTTAGGGGAGCTGCGGCCACCTACCAAAAAGGGCGATTTGAAGGCTCCCTAATGGCCTCATCATTGGCCAGGGATGCCAATATAGACACCACATTGACACCTCATCAACTGACCTCTCTCCCCCAAAATGGCTACCATCGGACAACGTCAGAAATCAGCCGCAAGGCCGCTTCCACCGAGCAAAACCTTGGGGTCAACATCAACTACTCTTCCGGAGACAAAAACCTCCAAATTGGCATCAACAGCTTGACCACTCGGTTTCCTTTGACCTATAATCGTGACCTTCGTATCTACAATGGATTTGAATTCAGGGGAAAAGTAAACCATATTCACAGCACCTACTTTTCCTACAACTACCAGAATCATTTCTTTTTCGGAGAAGCCGCACTCTCCAAGAGCAAGGGCACAGCCTATGTCGCTGGAATCATGAGCAGCCTAAGCCAACAGCTGGATATAGTCCTCCACATCAGGGATTATGACAGGAATTTCCACAGCTTTTATGGCAATGCATTTGGGGAAGGCTCCAGGCCTATCAATGAAAGGGGCATTTATCTCGGTCTCAGCTATCACCCCTCCAAAAAGCTCCAGTGGAGCGGCTATTATGACCAATTTAAATTCCCATGGATAAGATACCGTCTATACGCCCCTTCCTCCGGCCATGAATGGCTCCAGCGGATAAGTTACCGTCCTTCAAAGGCCATGGAGCTATACTTTCAGATAAGGGAAGAGGTGAAAGACCGTAATGTGACGGCAACACACAATGACCTGCCCACTTACCGGATCAGTACCGGGAAAAAGTACAATTACCTGCTTAACCTTGACACAGACCTGAGCGAGTATGTTTCCCTTCGCTCAAGGGTACAGGTGAGCAGCTTCGATTATGACCAACAACTAACCAAAGGTTATACGATTGTCCAGGACCTGAATGTCGAATTCAAAAACTGGAGATGGAGCGGAAGAATAGCGCTCTTTGACACAGATGATTACGACAATCGGCAGTATGTCTATGAAAAAAATGTGTTATGGGCTTTTTCTATCCCTAGCTATTACGGACAGGGAATGAGGTACTACATCTTGACCCAGTATAAACCCATGAGAAAACTAACCTTGTGGCTTCGCTGGGCCAGGACCAGCTATACTGACCGTAACACCATTAGCAGTGGCCTACAAGAAGTCAAAGGCAAACATCTCAGCGAGCTGACGTTCCAAGTTCGCTATCAATTCAATAGGTAA